A region of Fusarium keratoplasticum isolate Fu6.1 chromosome 6, whole genome shotgun sequence DNA encodes the following proteins:
- a CDS encoding Transcription-coupled repair protein CSB/RAD26 — MAPGDANSENQAVDRAALRDQMLAAAQAGASQDDNEEQPTTEGLNEEDALRNLTGAVRDQNELERDITLQANAALMEADDKKDQNRIDKLQATKHRLQLQLDKEKKRLEKVGTNIYQSRNIQKEIAKLDDEIQQVSSDISDFQARIEKRHQENPVEDSKQAKSKKLPGESNREFLIRTGKITPFAKIGGPRPAGIEGQLADTILDAEEEAAAEQLDEEFAGPTSHQRLRRPGFADELEPETTKPVTKPETTAVETEFSLRPRKKRRIQRDRSPSADFEPEGTPGSESGDDAVWQQGTEDDLVREQRRKAKAKAKLVEQNAIDLSKIDDGNAAHYKKRLNDWVTRRSRARRARRQGTETGGDADQSDEEEEEWFKPAPDFPDHHFGEGLKLPGDIHPSLFGYQKTGVQWLAELYKQHVGGIVGDEMGLGKTVQLIAFLAALHYSKKLTRPVIIVAPATLLRQWVSEFHRWWPPLRVAILHASGSGMMDPKAEDEADLDHFKPLATKSEKAARRIVNGVVKNGHVLVTTYAGLQTYADTLLPVQWDYAVLDEGHKIRNPNAEITVSCKELNTPNRVILSGTPVQNNLTELWSLFDFIYPMRLGTLVNFRTQFEIPIRQGGYANASNLQVMTAEKCAEALKETISEYLLQRLKVDVAADLPEKTEQVLFCKLTDGQRKAYETFLKSDEVSSILSRTRQSLYGIDILRKICNHPDLLDKSLASKDGYDFGNPKLSAKLQLTKDLLQKVMIPNGHKTLLFSQGKQMLNIIEKCIRECDISYVRMDGETPVDQRQPMIDKFNEDPNIHVFLMTTRTGGLGTNLTGADRIIIFDPDWNPSTDLQARERAWRLGQKKPVKIYRLMTEGTIEEKIYHRQIFKQFMTNKVLKDPKQRSSYDLSDLYDLFSFNPVGEAGAQRSEVFKGAEVDLANADGGEGGDRNVQPISSIGRDTNDAEGRELQQMDLVAAMEEFKEDKSAHDEKRMLEGIFAKSVNSAYDHEQIVNGPQKAKADMSVLRHEANQVARQAAAHLRQAGLEARRVPIGTVTWTGEVGQAGRPGGNRRRGGPGSTGIISNLADRQGLDGGSGSSSRSGTPGSDRNLKAKDFVAMIKTFINRQGGRVPSKMLVDHFNPYCPNKKQSDEFKAALDRVAVLNKSGGTGRGIWTLKPGVK, encoded by the coding sequence ATGGCACCAGGAGATGCAAACTCAGAAAACCAAGCGGTTGATCGAGCCGCACTTCGTGATCAAATGCTCGCCGCCGCGCAAGCAGGTGCTTCCCAAGATGACAATGAGGAACAGCCCACGACGGAGGGCCTGAACGAGGAAGATGCGCTTCGGAACCTGACCGGTGCTGTCCGAGACCAGAATGAACTTGAACGAGACATCACTCTCCAAGCCAACGCTGCGTTGATGGAAGCCGATGACAAGAAGGATCAGAATCGTATCGACAAGCTGCAAGCAACCAAACATCGGCTTCAATTACAGttggacaaggagaagaagcgcctCGAGAAAGTAGGCACAAACATTTACCAGTCCCGAAATATCCAGAAGGAAATCGCCAAGTTGGACGACGAGATTCAGCAAGTCAGCAGCGACATCTCGGATTTTCAGGCACGTATCGAGAAGCGACACCAGGAGAACCCTGTCGAGGATTCAAAGCAAGCCAAATCCAAGAAGCTTCCAGGCGAAAGCAATCGCGAGTTTCTCATCCGAACTGGCAAGATTACGCCTTTCGCCAAGATTGGTGGACCACGACCAGCCGGCATTGAGGGACAGCTCGCGGATACGATTTTGGatgcagaggaagaggctgcaGCAGAGCAGTTAGATGAGGAGTTCGCAGGCCCGACCTCTCACCAACGCCTCCGGCGCCCTGGCTTTGCTGACGAGCTCGAGCCCGAAACGACTAAGCCGGTGACCAAGCCAGAGACCACCGCAGTTGAGACTGAGTTTTCTCTCcgaccaaggaagaagagacgTATTCAGAGAGATCGAAGCCCATCTGCCGATTTTGAGCCTGAAGGAACCCCTGGTTCTGAATCAGGAGATGATGCTGTTTGGCAGCAAGGAACCGAGGATGATCTCGTCCGGGAACAACGCCGCAAGGCGAAGGCCAAAGCTAAACTCGTCGAGCAAAACGCGATTGATCTTAGCAAGATCGATGACGGAAACGCGGCGCACTACAAGAAGAGGTTGAACGATTGGGTCACCCGTAGAAGTCGCGCGAGACGAGCACGCAGACAGGGAACTGAGACCGGCGGCGACGCCGACcagagcgacgaggaggaagaggaatgGTTCAAGCCTGCTCCAGACTTTCCAGATCACCATTTTGGGGAGGGACTCAAACTCCCTGGGGATATTCACCCCTCCCTTTTCGGATACCAGAAGACTGGTGTTCAGTGGCTTGCGGAACTCTACAAGCAGCATGTTGGAGGTATCGTGGGCGATGAGATGGGATTGGGCAAGACTGTGCAACTGATCGCATTCCTCGCGGCTCTTCACTACAGCAAAAAGCTCACACGCCCTGTCATTATTGTTGCTCCAGCCACGCTCCTACGACAATGGGTAAGCGAGTTTCATCGTTGGTGGCCACCCCTTCGCGTGGCAATCCTCCACGCTTCTGGTAGCGGCATGATGGATCCCAAagccgaggacgaggcagATTTGGATCATTTCAAGCCTCTCGCGACCAAATCAGAAAAGGCTGCAAGAAGGATTGTCAACGGAGTTGTCAAGAATGGCCATGTTCTGGTGACGACCTATGCCGGCCTTCAGACTTACGCAGACACCCTGCTGCCAGTTCAATGGGACTATGCCGTTCTTGATGAAGGACACAAGATTCGTAATCCCAATGCTGAGATCACGGTCAGCTGCAAAGAACTCAACACCCCCAACCGTGTCATCCTTTCAGGAACACCCGTTCAAAACAATCTGACCGAGCTATGGTCTCTATTTGACTTCATCTACCCTATGCGCCTGGGAACGCTTGTCAATTTCAGAACACAGTTTGAGATCCCAATTCGGCAAGGCGGTTATGCCAATGCCTCCAACTTGCAAGTCATGACTGCAGAGAAATGTGCCGAAGCTCTGAAAGAGACAATCAGCGAGTATCTACTCCAGCGATTGAAAGTCGACGTTGCTGCTGATCTCCCCGAGAAGACGGAGCAGGTCTTGTTTTGCAAGCTGACAGACGGGCAACGCAAAGCTTATGAGACATTTCTTAAATCTGATGAGGTctcgtccatcttgtccCGAACACGCCAATCCCTTTATGGGATCGATATTCTCCGCAAGATCTGTAACCACCCCGATCTGCTGGACAAGAGTCTTGCAAGCAAAGATGGATACGACTTTGGCAACCCCAAGCTTTCCGCCAAACTCCAGCTGACCAAAGACTTGCTACAAAAGGTCATGATCCCCAATGGTCACAAGACTCTTCTGTTTTCTCAAGGAAAACAAATGCTCAACATTATCGAGAAGTGCATCAGAGAATGCGACATCAGCTACGTTCGAATGGATGGCGAAACTCCCGTTGATCAACGCCAGCCCATGATTGACAAGTTCAACGAAGATCCAAATATCCACGTGTTCCTCATGACAACGAGAACCGGAGGACTGGGAACGAATTTGACTGGCGCCGACCGGATCATCATCTTCGACCCAGACTGGAACCCGTCGACTGATCTCCAGGCCAGAGAAAGAGCATGGAGGCTGGGCCAGAAGAAACCAGTGAAGATCTACCGCTTGATGACTGAGGGAAcgatcgaggagaagattTATCATCGTCAGATCTTCAAGCAGTTCATGACCAACAAGGTGCTGAAGGACCCAAAGCAGCGAAGCAGCTATGATCTGTCAGATCTCTACGATCTCTTCAGTTTCAACCCAGTGGGAGAGGCGGGAGCTCAACGAAGTGAAGTCTTCAAAGGGGCTGAAGTTGACTTGGCTAATgctgatggaggagagggcgGAGACCGGAACGTACAGCCCATCAGCAGCATTGGACGTGACACCAACGACGCTGAGGGTAGAGAACTTCAGCAGATGGATCTGGTGGCTGCTATGGAGGAGTTCAAAGAAGACAAGTCTGCTCATGATGAGAAGCGCATGCTGGAGGGCATCTTTGCAAAGTCTGTCAACAGCGCCTACGATCATGAACAAATCGTCAACGGGCCCCAGAAAGCCAAGGCGGACATGTCTGTCCTTCGACATGAGGCGAACCAAGTCGCCCGCCAAGCCGCGGCACACCTTCGTCAGGCTGGCTTAGAGGCACGCAGAGTCCCGATCGGTACTGTGACATGGACCGGAGAGGTTGGACAGGCTGGTCGCCCAGGAGGTAACCGTCGGCGTGGAGGACCTGGCTCCACAGGCATTATTAGTAACCTGGCTGATCGTCAAGGTCTCGACGGTGGAAGTGGAAGCAGCTCACGATCCGGTACCCCAGGCTCGGACAGGAATCTCAAGGCAAAGGACTTCGTGGCGATGATCAAAACCTTCATCAACCGTCAGGGCGGCCGGGTTCCCAGCAAGATGCTGGTGGACCATTTCAACCCGTACTGTCCAAACAAGAAACAGAGCGACGAGTTCAAAGCTGCTCTGGATAGAGTTGCCGTGCTCAACAAGTCTGGCGGCACGGGCAGAGGAATCTGGACATTGAAACCGGGAGTGAAgtga